Below is a window of Comamonadaceae bacterium M7527 DNA.
CAAGATGCTGGTGGCATAGGCCACACGCGAGGCCCAACCCGCGACGCACTGACGCTGCTGGACGAAAACGGCGGTTTGTTGCTGGCACCCCCCGCTATTTGGGAGGCATTACGCCACAGACAATGGCACAAAGCCTTGGTCCAGTTGCGCCCGCTGTGGTCCAGCTGCCAGCTGTTTGTGGTGGGCCATGCCTTGTTGGAGCAGCTGCTGTTGCACCCGCGCAAAAGTCTCACCGCCCACTTGTGGTTGCCTACGCCCAGCATGCAAGTCTTGGTAGGCAAGGGGGCTGGTCTGGCCCAGATCGACCAGGCCTTTGCCCAGGCGCTGAGTCATGACGACTTAAGCCAAAAGCCCTTTACGCCACTGCCGGTAATGGGCACGCCTGGCTGGTGTGAGCGCAACGCGTCTGAGACGTTTTATGCAGACCAGCAGGTGTTTCGTGGGCTGCGTGCGGGACAAAATCCCCCACAACGTGT
It encodes the following:
- a CDS encoding DUF3025 domain-containing protein, giving the protein MAVDKSAWPQALQGIDWHQPWLQPYAASGAPLAAAVLQGQAVWQALSAQASVSSQRVPAFVAQSELAHGQAYEAHIYQTATVPTRCGAHDFFNGLMWLNWPHTKTVLNQRQWQAIQDAGGIGHTRGPTRDALTLLDENGGLLLAPPAIWEALRHRQWHKALVQLRPLWSSCQLFVVGHALLEQLLLHPRKSLTAHLWLPTPSMQVLVGKGAGLAQIDQAFAQALSHDDLSQKPFTPLPVMGTPGWCERNASETFYADQQVFRGLRAGQNPPQRVATLT